The window TCGTTGCTACCGTGGCACGCTGCCTGACGAAGTGGTTTACCACCAGCGTCGCAATGCGTTCCGTGCCGCGTTGAAACTGGCACAGCTGGTCAACGTCAACCTGGATGGCGAGAAGCTCAAGGCACCGATCAGCGGCAAGCTGCTGGATATTTCCGCCACCGGCTGCAAGTTGCGCTTCGAGGGCGACATCACCGGCAGCCTGCAACTGGGCCAGGTCTATGACCGCTTCTCGGCCGCCCTGCCCTTCGGCAAGATGACGGCTCCAGTCGAACTGCGCTACCTGCACTTCGAAGAAAGAATCTCCACCACCTTCGCCGGTGTACGCTTCCACAACATGAGCGGGCTGGTGCAACGGCAGGTCGAACGGTTCGTCTATCAGCTGCAACGCGAAGCGCGTCGTTTCGACAAAGACGATCTCTGATAGCAACGCATCAATAAAAAACGGGCAGTCCCTTGCGGTGACTGCCCGTTTTTTTATGCCTGAGTGTTAAGGCCTGGCTTCGGTAAAGCTTTGTTCCCTGCCCGAATCCGGATCCTCTGGCGGCGTGTCGGTTGGCGGCTCCGGTTCCGGCGCTGGCTCGGGGGGAATCGGATTCTGCATCTGATCCTGCACCACCTGCTCATCCACTCGCGGATCAAGTGCCGCCACCAATGGCGAACTCGACATGCTGTCCGGCATGGCAACGTGATGCAGCGGTGCATCGTCCACCTGATGCAGGTTGGTCACGGCTTTCGGACGAATTCGCCACACCAGCACCAACGCAAAGAAACTGAAGAACGCATAGAGCATCTGACTGCCGAACAGCTTCATCAGCACGCCAGCCACCAACGGCCCGATGCTCGCGCCAACGCCGTAGGTCACCAGCAGCATCGCCGTCAGCGAAACCCGGCGATCGCCCTCGACGTGGTCGTTGGAAAACGCGACCGCCAACGGGTACAGGCAGAATTGCACCAATGAGCAGAGGAACCCGGCGACGAACAACACCTCAAGCGGCACCTGCTTCATGATCGCCAGCGGCATGGCGGCCAATGCCAGGCTGAACGCGAAACAGCGGATCAGCAGCGCCCGGTCATAGCGATCGGACAACCAGCCCAACGGCCACTGCACCAACAGCCCGGCAAAAATGCAGCTACCCATGAACAGACCGACCTGTTCCGTGGACAAGCCCTGCTGAGAGGCATACAGCGGCGCCAGACCGTAGAACGAACCAACAATCAGCCCGGCCCCCAGCACCGTACTCAACGATTGCGGCACTCGCTTGATAAAGAAGCGCGGCTCCATCGGTGCCGGATGCAACGGCGCCGGGTGAATGCGTCGCGTCAGGGCCACCGGCACCAGGCACAGAGTGAAGCACAGCGCGACCAGCATCAGCAGCTCAAGGCCCAGGCTCGGATGCATGACCAGAATCAGTTGCCCCA of the Pseudomonas sp. MAG733B genome contains:
- a CDS encoding flagellar regulator YcgR PilZN domain-containing protein, whose amino-acid sequence is MSNALNADDSPQPPKVLSTPLEISGNLRQLQESHDPLIITFHERSQRFQSYLVDVDRDSNTIALDEMIPRDGERYLLAGEPFKVEGFHEGVRIAWESNGPLTIDESGGGRCYRGTLPDEVVYHQRRNAFRAALKLAQLVNVNLDGEKLKAPISGKLLDISATGCKLRFEGDITGSLQLGQVYDRFSAALPFGKMTAPVELRYLHFEERISTTFAGVRFHNMSGLVQRQVERFVYQLQREARRFDKDDL
- a CDS encoding MFS transporter, producing the protein MRQIWKSFRALYFASLMMLIGSGLLSTYLALRLAADHVDSLWVGALMAANYFGLVLGGKIGHRLIARVGHIRAYSACAGIVGAAVLGHGLVDWLPAWLFLRVIVGLGMMCQYMVIESWLNEQADAKQRGLVFSGYMIASYLGLVLGQLILVMHPSLGLELLMLVALCFTLCLVPVALTRRIHPAPLHPAPMEPRFFIKRVPQSLSTVLGAGLIVGSFYGLAPLYASQQGLSTEQVGLFMGSCIFAGLLVQWPLGWLSDRYDRALLIRCFAFSLALAAMPLAIMKQVPLEVLFVAGFLCSLVQFCLYPLAVAFSNDHVEGDRRVSLTAMLLVTYGVGASIGPLVAGVLMKLFGSQMLYAFFSFFALVLVWRIRPKAVTNLHQVDDAPLHHVAMPDSMSSSPLVAALDPRVDEQVVQDQMQNPIPPEPAPEPEPPTDTPPEDPDSGREQSFTEARP